The Drosophila sechellia strain sech25 chromosome 2R, ASM438219v1, whole genome shotgun sequence nucleotide sequence AGCGAAGAGCAGGGCGAGCTACCCAAGATGACGAATGACTCTTCCTCCGACATATGGTTGGTTTTAATCATCAGAGATTTCACAAATAAGGGAAATCCCCTCTTTCAAAAACTAGACTGCAAAAATTAGCCAAATCGATTAGTTTGATATCGGCAACACTAAGGataaatgtataataaatGAGTTTTAGGGCAATTCAAATTCATTTCGCGTGGGAATTACATCGCCGCGTCACAATGGAATCAACAATTGTCATGTTTATTCTATATATACCTTATAGACTACTGCGTTCCTTCCTTATCTCGTTTTGCTTTGCTGACAAGCTGTTAGGAAACACAATTTTTTTCGGaataatatttactttttactATTTTGCCAAACAGCTTTGACCAGTGTGACCGCAGCCTTTTCAGATGTacctttttttgtttcattGATTGTCACTGTGTCATAATCGGAACTGTTATCGACAATCGGCGCACTCGTCTATCCTAATTTAAAAGCAGCTAATATCAATAAATCAGATTACACGCCCAAAACTCGTGCATATGAAGGCGCTTGCACTGCAAGGGCGGTGGAAAGTCCCGGCATCATTTATTCAAGCCCAGTGACGTGCATCCCAATTTACCTTCCTTTGTTGCTCAGCCGAGATTAATGGGCGCGTCCTAAAGGCCTGAGCCTGACAAACCAGTTGCCAGCGAAATTACACCGAAATGTAATTGCCAAAACTCGCAAATTCTAATGGCCGGCGCATTTGGTGGCCTGGCAGTGCGTTCTGAACCCGCCAAACCGGATTCAGTACCTCCATTATTCGGCCCAACTCTGTAGATGTGGGTTAATAAGCCTTTCGCGTGATAAATATAGGTGTGAGTGGAGCTCGCGACAAGGAACTGGTGGCTGGCCGAGATGCGACTTTCGTATTACCATAACCAACCGGTTCCTGGCTATGTGCAGAGATCGCATCCCCATCCTCATTTCCATCCCAATCCACACATTTTAGAATTAATACGTTCGTAACAATCATAATCATCATGCGGTTTATTACTCAAGAATCTCTATGTGATCTTACGGCTAATGCAcgcgaataaataaaattaaaaaaacttaAACGAATACGATacgaaatttcattaaagCTCAAGTGCATTCAAGAAAACTCCTCAAACGGCTACAACTAGAAGACTCACTAGTTCACTCTCGCACTCTACGATGCAGGATGACCTCCTGATCTGCTCTATCACATTCACACAAGGACTTAGGTCTAGGTCTGCGGATCCTCTGGACGCGATCTTACGCCTGCTGCTGGCGGAACAGGCGCCTCTGCGTCTGGTGGGGTGGCTGGAGGTCGCTCTGCAGGATGGAGGCGAAGTGCTGCTGCTTCAAGGCGCTGATTGTGGCGATCTTGCGATGCCTGTTGGGCTGAGCGGCGGCCAGACCAAGGCGGAAGTAGGGCAGGTCTTCGTCCCGCGGCAGTGGCATCCTCTTGTCCTCCTCTACCGGGGAGCCATCGGGTCGCACGCGGATCACCAGAGGTCCGGTGAGGAATCTCTTGGGCGGTTCTGAAGTCAGGGCGGCGGCCACTGGGAGCTCACTGCTGGACTGGGGCCCGTAGCCGTAggccatgtccatgtccatggcGTACTTGTGCTTCTGCTCGCCGCTCTCGAAGATTGGATTGGTGGCGGAGCCGGAGCTCTGGATGGCATGGGCATGGGATGCTCCGTGCGGAAGTTGCTGGCGCGTTAGGATGATCAGAGAGGACGCGGGCGGAGTGGGCAGGGGTTGTTGGAGCGGCTGCCTCGTGGTCACTAGGATGGCTCCGCTCGGATGGTCCCGCATAATCGATGACCAGACTGCGGAAGAAAAGAGCGGTCAGATCGACATCGAGATTGAGAGCTCACGTCGAGCACGTCGCGACTGCGCACTGCGGAAGTTCTGACGCGGAAATCGATCAGTCTCCCACGCAGATAGAGACACTTACTCAGCTCGTTGGCATCGCGCTGATACGGATCTAGTGCCTCCAGCTGGGCATCGGAGAGCGTCTGCAGCTTGGCGGACCCGTAACCGAGCAGGTTGTGCTTGCACTGGTTCACTGGCAGGCCTCCGACTGCGGCTGTTGACTTGCAGTGCACGCTAACCAATTGGGCGAATGTTGAGTAGAGGTGGGACATCTGCAGAGCGACAAAATCGGGGGTTATTTTAAGGGCAATTTGTGTTTCAGAATCAAGTTATAGAAATTATAAAGCAAATCATCGCTTCTCTGTTCAGCAGCCGAATATGGTATTGATTTGGCACGAGCGGAAATCGGAGAACATAAGTATGTGAGTGATATTAGTTTCCTAAAAAACTTGCAGACTTAAATTCTTAGTTTCTTAGATTTCATTTTAGCAGATTTACGACGTGCAGAAAAGAAAGTTCGAGGCAATCATACTTCGACCAGGTCTCGTGGGTAACGTAGGGCAGAGGTGGAGCTGCCTGGTGCCGTAGCTCTCAATGGGGGATTTCGCAAGGTGCGTGTGTGTCAGCCGGGAGATGATTGCACTTTCGTTGCACAAACGAAAAGCATTTCGACAGCGCGGCTCGCGAGTTGAGCAACTGCCTCCCAGGGCGCGATTGGATGGCTGCCATCTGGTTCATGTGCCCCAGTTCGGATGGgctgggtatgggtatgggtttACGGTTCAGCGGCAAAAGCAGCAGCTCATTGTCTATTCTCCGTGGCCAGCGAAGCGTCGAATGGACTTTTAATTAGCGCCGAATGTTCTACTGCGGTGACACATCTGCATCTACGATTTGTGGGATTTCTCTGGTCGCCGGTGACGTCAAGTGGATCGCTTCACCTCCGATGCTAATTTAGTGGTAATACAGAGCAGAAGCTCCCCAAGAGTTCCGAATCCGGCATTGGTCACGATTTAGCACCTCTCCCGGCAGACAGCCAAACAATCGAAGAGTCGACGAGCAAACAGCAGAACAAAGAAATATGTGGGGAACTGGGTTACTTCTCTAGGGGATCCAGTATCGGGTCTGTAGCCTCCTtctagatatatatatgtatataccctTGATCTGCTTCAAAATCCAGCAAGAGCTTCATTTGCATTGGCTCTGCTTTGGGTTTTACAATTTTACGCCGTTTGCATAATGTATTGGATATATCGGATCGGCGGACTCGGAGGGGCCAAAGTTGGGGAGTTGGCGGGTTGGCTCACATTACCAATTACCGTTACCCACTCAGTGGGGCCACACAAACGTGTGCAAACTGCGAAATGCAGTGGATACCATCGCACCACCTCAGCACCCCCCTGGTTGTGCATTTGCTCAGATGTGTACTTGAGTGGGGCAGCGATTAATTGAACAAATCGGTTCCTTTGTGCCCACCCCTCCGCCAGTGGAAGCCACTCTGCGTCAGGAGCGCGTTATCTGATTCGAATAACTCGGTCGGGATTTTATGGTCCAGGCCCTGgcacaattaaataattaagccAGTCAAAATTGCAAATTCAGCAAAAcagaaatttatttatggctTAGCGCGCAAATATTCCAAAAAGCCTTTGCGGGAGTTGTCAAAGTCACGTACTTAATTCGCTTATATAATATACGCtcgtttttataaaaatatgttgaTTCGAGATCGTCGCGGGCAGGTTGTAACTCATTAGCCTTCCAGCGAAgtgagctgagctgagctgagctgacATCGCCTGCTTTGTGCGCAAGTCTAGCCTATAGACACACTGATCTTGGCCCGAgccatctgtatctgtatgtcAAACTTCCTTGTGCCTATGCGAGATACTCAGTCGACGCACAACCCCCGAGAAGCGAGACCCAGAGATGGCCAAAAGCGGTCCACATGCCATCCCCAGCGGATTGGCGGTCAATAACCTGTTGATATGCGCAGGTTACATTATGAAACATAGAAATGGCCAACCAAAGAGACCAACGCAAAGACAGCCACGAAAATGAAACATTTCATAACAGACAAAATAAAAAGCTAAAAGACGAGGTAATGACTCCGGTACGATCGGGTATCGGATGGGAAAAGGGTTCCATTAGTACAGACATGTTTGGGTATCCCAGCATATTTTACGTAAAAACAAAACGGTAATGCGAACATAACTTATTTATTGGGGCCCAGACCGCAAACCGGCCAAACGCGTTTGCACCCATAAAAACAtaagggcaacaacaaattgttaagctgttgtttatttttgcaatcGAAAATCGAAAGCGCTCAAATAGCTGCGATCACCCGGGAGCAGGGCAGAGTCGCCTCGAAACAGGAAGCTAAAGCATCTTCTATAAATACACCCAAAGCGATCGTTCCGAGGCGAGTCTGGTTAGAAATTTACATGAAGTGCAAAAAGATATAGCCCGTACAGCCATAGCCCCACAAACTGCGTTTCGGCAGCTAATTGCCTTTTAGAAATTATTTTCCCATTTCGAGAGACTCGTGTGGGATGCCGGATGCGGCTTTCAATCACTTCTGGCCCGGGATCGGATTGGGTCACATTGTCTGCGGGCTCCATTGTCTCGATCCGCGGATTTAAGGCGCAGTTCGCGTGCTTAGCGGTCAGAAAGGCAGAGATTCGGCTCGGGGATTGATGCGCTGGCAGCAGGGCACAAAGATCTAATGACTGGCAAATCGCTACACATAAATTAAAGTCCGGCGGCTAATTAATGAGCGGACTGAAGCCACTTCGGCGGAGTTCATTAACCaaaaaacagcaaataaacaaaaacggcGGAGAAAATTGCCACAGCGTTGTCACGCTTTGTTGCACAAACATTTGTGCAGAAAAGTGAAAAGCTTTTAGCCATTATTAAGTTGATCCTCAGCTCGCTGGCAATTTGCAGCACTTGCGAATGTAAATTGAAACTGTTGTTCCTcataaatgaaaattaatgtTTGCTCCACGCTCCACCGCACTCGCTTGTTTGGGGGATTGGCTGCTGGCTAATCGCGGCTAGATCCCAGGCGGCATAACCTTTTCGCTTCATCACTTGTGAAACCAGATGGCTGATGTTTTGGCAACACCAGTCAGCGGACTTCCCTCGAACGCTCTCGAAGTCAAGTGGCTTTCCAGCCGGCCCGCTGTACCGCTGGACCGGTATTCCCAACAGGCCAGGCCCCACTGTACCACACCGCATAATCCTCACCAGACTCGGCGCTGATAAGGCCCAATGTCAAGACCGCACTCCGCAGGCGTCTATTTATGCCAAGGACCGTTCTTCTTCAGCTTTCGGCTCGAGTGTTTGTTGTGCCATGTTGGTTACGATGCCAATCGCGGTACAGTTATGCAAATGAGCAGCGAATACCGCTCACTGACAATGAACGGCGTCTTGTCAACCATTCATATTCATGCTGACATTCATATTCATTCCTTTGGTTTTTTGTCTTCGACGGACTGAAAAGTGCGGAGAGAAACCCAAAAACAGAAGCGCGCAAAGCGCCGTTAATATGCGAACTCATTGAAGTTATCACAACACCATGTctatatccatatccatacccatacccatacccatacccatatccatatcaatatcaatatcgCTATTATTAACGATCATGCTCTGCTGATCAAGTATTCAGCGCTGCGCTAGATTCGACAGATTGAATCGAACTCAATAGACTCAGCAGACTCCACTCGACAGATGCGCAATGCCAAGGACAATTGCCGTGTGTATGTGGAGTAGACGAGGCGTATGCGCAACCTGCACCTGGcgcacgcggcgtatgcgcaatgtgcatttcgcttACCTTCTCGTTGCGGGTCAGGAACTCCCAGATGGGAATGGCCGATGACGAGCTGATCTGCATGTGGAAGGCGcccagcaggcagcaggccaAGATTACTTTCGCCGCAGTCGTCATGGTGGCGTTGCTGCTTTTATGTTGCGTACTCCGCACTACACGGAGAGTTCAGGGGATTCGTGCTCCGCGATCCGTGATCCGTGTTCCGTGGGTCAATTGCACGCTTCGGTTGTGTAACCTTTGTGCGGcgactttcttttttttaggGCCCAATAAAAGCGCTTTTGTGGCGGCTTGATGGATTATCACTTGGTTTCGGGGCTAGCCAAGTGGCTTTCTTCTGTCCGACGCACTTAATTGAATTAACCAAACAACGAGCGTGGCCAATTCGTATTATCGCTGTTTTCGGGTGTACGTGTGTCTCAGCTTGAAACGCAAAAGCTTGTTTCACACATCGGTTTCTCGGCAAGATGGGGGAGTCAGTCGGTTTAGGGAGAGGGGCGCCCACCAGTCGATCACGAAAACGGCGAATTCCAAGCGAAACGGAAACGGAGCGAGCAGTGTAGTCTTGCAGTACTATGTCGAACAACCGATCGCGGCGATGTCTGTGAGTCGTCTTCGGACGGCCCTGGCGCTCCACACGTATTTAAGCTCTGAGATCGGCTTTGGCGGCGGGAGAGCGCAGAGAGCGCAATCGCACGGCAGAGCGAAAGTGGCAGGGAGCGAAAGCGAGAGGCAGAGCGGCAGCGGGTGGGAGATCGGGAGCCCCCCGAAAAAAACAGAGGCGCACGCCGATGCCATCGAGGATTTGGAACCTCTATGGGTgggaatatttaaatattctgtGTTAGGAAGTCTAGTTTCATAGACTATGGATTCCCATGCAGCAAAATGTTTCAGTCGCTCTCGAGCCAAAGACTTAAGGACGACTCGCAGTCCCCCCTTACATCTGGCTGCCTAAGCCCCTGGAGCCACTAGCAAACTTGTTCTACGCTTGCACTGAAAATAGAAATTAAAAACCAAAGTAAACaatcaaaaacaataacaacccGCACCGAGCCGAACATCAGTGAGGCATTGCAAAAATTTCAAAGTCAAGTTTGCGTCGTCATCGCTTGTGAGTCCGATCAAGCCGGGCTTGTAATTGAAGTTGTTGATGAGCCGCGGGATTACTGGATTGTGGCGAATTCTGGTCAGCATACTTAACAGCAGCACgctaattaaacaaaataaacacatCAAATTCCAGAATGCGACGGCGCCATCATCCTGTTTAGGAATTCAATTCGCGGGCAGATCGCttaatgcaattaaaaggTAAAAGTCGGCAAAAGGGAGCAGAAGAATGCGATCGCTGGAATTTCCTAACATCATGGGAACCATAAATTTGATAAGACTGAGCTCGCTCCGTTGAGTCAGCCACCCCACATTCGCACATCGCCGCCAAAAGAAGACCGCTGGGTTGTTGACTCGCCAGATTGAGATGCGGATTGCAGTGGAGTGGACCTGGTCAAAGAAGCACCGTTAGTGCGCTGATCCCATTCGATTCCTTCCGGGAATGCGATAAAGAAAGGCTCTGCTACAGCCAACCGCAATCCGGATCTCGACTTTCTCTTGACAGTCCCAGAACGCGGATTTGGTTGACACTTTCGTACTTACGTACTAATGGGAAAGAATTCTAACGAAGACTTACCTTATAGAGGATGAATCATTTCCATATGGCcgaaatttattatgtttgCTATCGCTTTTAAAGGGGTTTTTTGGAATTATCCAAATGAGAAGATATTCAAATTCTTGCTTGGACCATTTTCAAGGTTCCGGATATATTTGTAATTGCTGGTAAGTTATATATAATGCCATATTCCTTTGTCCGTATTCAAATCGAATTCTTCACCTCTCACAGGATGTTGTACTTGAGGAATTGGCGATCGTAGCGATTTCCCCCGCCGTAAAGTTCCTGATCCTCGTTGTTTTTGTACATCATGAAGTCCGGATTGTGGTCGTCGCCGAAGATGGGAACGAAGCTGCCGAAGCTAAGGGTCTGCTTGAGGTGCTGGTCCGGACGGCGTCCCAGCTGGATAACCTTGCTGTACAGATCCGCATCTGCCTGGAGGGCACGATCGAAGTCCTTCCAGTGGACGAACTTCACCTGCTCGCTGGGTATAGCATTGTTGTCGAGCAGCTCAAGGAGCGTATTCGAGTTGACGGGCTGCACCACGTTAAGTTCCTGCTCCTTCGCTGCTGATTCCCCTGCGGGCAAGCGGCGCTTGCTTGGACTCGTGTCCAGATCCCATAGCCAGGCCAGCAGAGGAGTCACAGAGCTCTGGAAATCGTTCATGGCTTATAAATATCCTTAAGGAAAGCCCTTGGGTATGACTCACGTGCTCACTGCGTCCTATGCGAGGAATGGTCTTTAGGTTCTTTATGGCAAAGTTCTCGCCTCGCTTGCCCAGCCGCGGTACGTTCTTGGTGATCTTTAGGAAGAATCCTGGACTACTGTCGTCTGCCTGGCTGATGGCCACAAGAGCCACCAAGAGCGAAACGGACAGGACTGTTATGATTCTCATGCTGATGCTTCTGAAGCTTCACCTGACTCCTGCTCCACAATTGGTGGCCTTTATATATCGAGATCCACCCGCATCTTGCGTGGAACAGAAGTGCGGGCGACTCCAGGAATTAGCATTATCGATCGGAAAGTGCAAAGCAGATAAAACTGAACTAACCTGACCTAAATACCTGGCCATAATTAAGTGCATACATTTTTACGTTACATTTGTATAAGAACCAAATTTGATAGCACATACCACTTACATATACGCTTAAGTCTTCTCTCTTATATACGTTTTGAAGATTAAAAgtagtttatttaatttcctaaACAGGGCTTTAACAACTAAATGATTCTGTAagattttttttcgaaatacttaataaatataacaagGATTTTTGATCTACTGCTAGATCAGAGAGCTTTGCGCCCACTGGGCAACCTCTGTGGGAAGGGCCTGGTATCGCTGCACACAGTGCTGAATCTGGCCGTATGTCAGCGCCAGCTTATGCATCTCAAACTCTTTTTGCACCTTGCCTACGCCCCCGCCAGCTCCACCGGAGAGCGGCATGATCAGCTCTGCGATGCGTAAATGCTCGAAGGCCTTCAGGACAATGGACCGCTCCACGGCCTGCATTGTGGTGGACACTTTGGCAAACTTGGAAAAGCGCGCGTAGATGATCTCGAAGTTAAAGGGGTCGCGATCGTAAATCTCCGAATGGTGCTTGATGGCGATGATAAGGCACAGTTCCAGGACTGAGAGCCCGCAAAGCAGCTCTATCTTGTCGTCGCCCTCAAACTGTGATCCCACCGCAGCCATTTTTTCGGCTGTAATATGGGGAGATAGCGGTCGGAGATGTGCCACCAGGCGGAATAGGAAGTTCTTGAGATAGGCCTCGCTGATGTCGAAGTCATGGAGCGATTGGAGGATGCTTCTTGCCTGCTGAGTGGCCAGGACTTTGCATATCTGCTTGTTCCAGGCATCGCGTAGTCTGGGTGAGAAGCCGTACTCCCCGGAGTCAAAATGGTTTCGGGAGAAGTAAAGTGCCCCCGACTGGATGTTTTGTAGGTTATAGATTCTCTCCGCCGCCAGCAACAGTGAATTGCCGGTCGGAAGGGACAGTAGATCCTTGCAGAGGTCAACATACTCCTCGAAGCGCTGCGAGCTGGGAAAGAGAAAGACCTGTCGGTGCGAGAAGCGTGACTTGACCCGCTTCTCCAGCAGCTCGATCACGTCGAGCCGACAGGTAACGCCAAGCACGCAGATGGGCGCCTGGGCTGACTGGGAGACGTCGAAGAGGTTGTAGAGCAGAGTCTGGTTGTGGTGGGCACAGAAGAGGTCGAACTCCTCGAGGATAAAGACCACGCACTTGGAATTCTTACCGCCCGACTTAAGACACTGGAGCAGAAAGGCGAGGTTCTCGGCGAACGAGCCGAACACTTTGCCGTCCGCAGCGTTCTCCAGCTGCATCTGCACAGTGATGGACTTCAGGGCCACTCGGTCGTCCGTGTGCAGATTACCGTCCAGGTGGACGATCAAAGTGTTTTCCCCGAACGATTTATTGGGAAGCAAGTCCGCCAACACGGAGTTGATGAGCTAAGGAAGTTTAGAGTATAGACTGTATTGGTTTTCGGGTAAGTTCTGTACTACAGTACTCATACCGTTGTCTTTCCGGATCCCCGCGGCCCAATGAGCAGCAAGGAGTTGGATTCCCCCATTTCAGCCGTGCGTTGCAGCAATAGACGCACATTGGACCGCTCCTCCGCGTATCCCCTCAGGGTGGTGTAGTCTCGCTGGAGGCGCTCCTTTAGGAAGCGCCTGATGCTGACCAGCTCCCTATCCGCCTCCGGCATTTTCGCTCCTTGGTTTATTGAACTAATAAGGACGCACACACAGTTTGGATTTCCGCCAGTAAATAAATCGCGCCAAAAAACGTATACAATGCATTAGGGATGGAATAAAACCGATATTGGTTCATTTAAAGTACGGTGGTTTGGAACACTGATACTACTCAGTGTGGACTTAAGCCGCCCGAAAACATTGCCGAGAATATATCCGTGCCACAAACCAACACAATCTAATTTCCGCGGGTTTAGCACATTTTGAAATATCATCTTTTTAGATCATACAAAATGGACCACTATTGATGAATATGTAGTAACtctataaataataatgaaatatCAACAAATTTCTTAATTAATCGCATAATCGCTGGCATTTTGAGGGTCAATTTGCTGGAATAGGCTTATCGATTGCTGTGTGTTTTAAATGTCCATTAAAataagttattattattaatagaTTCTCAGCGATTATTTAATACCGGCTGGCAATTTCAGAACAGCAATGGACCGAGCAATCACAATTAATAACTTTTAGAGTATTTCAGCTTTTGGTACTCGATGTTCTATTTATTGTGATGCAGACCTCATTCAGAATGCGCGCATTGTGGATTTTTCTGTTGATTTCCATGGCTCCGATGGCAGTAAGATTCGAATGCGTATGGCTAATTGATGGCACTGCACTATAGAAAAATTGATATCCAAAGATCCGAGGACACTTCGAATTCAATAATGTAGTCTGCCTCGTGCGCGACAGGATGTTCATGGACTTTGAGTACTGCTACTTGAAGTCCGTGAATCGCACGTACAAGTACCTTTCGCTAAAAACCAAGTTGTTCCACCTGCCCGTCGACAACTGCGAGGTAAGAGGATAGAACACTGTCGGTCTCACGCCTCACAACACCCGACCATTTCGCAGACCAGGTTCCAGCTGAGGATGCGCGAGAACAGGCGACTCCTTTACAACTTTGATTTCAAGGTGGAATCCTGCAAGTTCCTGCGGGACCGCAAGCACGTGGTCGCCAACTGGGTCTACCAGACCTTCGCCCCCTACTCGAACCTGAATCACACCTGCCCCTACGACGTGAGTGAGCGTTGCCATGTCCTGCCGTCTAATCTCCGCCTTCGTCCCCCACCCACAGCACGACGTCGTGCTCGACAAGCTTCCCGTGCAGCACCTGAACAAGCTGGTCCAGTCGATCATCCGATGGTCGCGGGCATTCCGCGCACCGATGTCCTCCTATACTTCACCAAGAGCTAAACAGTCATATCCAATGATATACAAGCTCTTCAACCCATAAGCTGAAATATTGGTAAGTCGTTTTAGTATTGGATGGCGGTCAGCAGGACCAATATCAACATAGTAAGTCTAAGTGGGTCTGATGTGATGTATATGTCACATTACTGAGATttacgaaaataaatatagtgTAGTGACGGAAGTTAACTTAAACATGTACATAAGTTTCAAACCAGCCCAGTTCATAAGCGTTAAGAATTATGTACAGAGTTTCTGCACAGGTGGCTGGCAGTGACCTGGATGCACTGCACCTGTCGCCTGTCAAGTGGCTGCTAATGCGATTAGGGAGCACACAGAAAACGGGATTGGCACTCGGGACTGGCAACTCAGCTGCCAATCAGGTGGGCCAGCCACAAACTTCACACATTTCGGACACATATATCCATCCACTCCACAACCAGAAGGACACGAAGTAAAGTAAACACAACCCCACACCCCTGACAAGATGCCGGCGGACATAGTGACCACGGAGCAGCTGCGCTACCAGCTCGCCTTCAGCCATGCCATGGAACGGACGACGAGGCACTGGCAGGAGACCTTCGCGTGGTACCCTAAGATGCAGTGCTGCCATTACCAGCGGATCGACCAGATCTATCTGACGAGTCGCCAGCGGTACGGCGACGGCCACTTCCTCAAGTACGCCAACAGGAGGCGCCTGGCCAAGAAGTTCATGGTGACCGCCCAGGAGGTAGCCGAAGGCTTGGAGGATCTGAAGATGCTGGAGCAAGACGGCATAACGGGCCTCAAAGTTGCGGTCACCGAGAACGGGGAGTACGGCCGAATGAAGCCCTCCAAGCTGTACATGTGCTAGGACACCCTGTGACCAGCCGGCCGGCACTGCTCCCCAATCCTCTCCAGAACCCCTCACGATTAAACTATCATTCTCTGCTGACAATGCAACTCTCAATGGCCGTCACTCATTACGCGATTTTAGCATGACCGTGCACATAATTAACAAGATGAAAACGTCAGTCCCACCTGCAACTGCTTGCCCCGCCCCGCTTCGCCGCCGTAGCGAGTGCTCACTGTACCTTCTCCTACTGGGGCGCGGTTGAAAAGTTCGCACAGGTAATTAAGTGATCGCGTCTGTCCACTCGATGAGATGACTCGCCTCGTTTGTTCGGGATCTCGGGAACTGCTTTATGGCGCCCATAAACTGGGAAGTATTCCGCgcacttaattaattatagaACCATGCGAATCTTAAGGATTTTGTTCAGGAAAGTCGCCTTCCCCTGGGCTAATACTACTACTATATTGATAAATTTACAATTGTGAAATATAATCTGGGATACTGTTTGCGGGTATATAGTTATTTTGGGGCTCGCCGCACTGCGAGCTCCTTGATAAATGTGTCCATCGA carries:
- the LOC6618883 gene encoding rhythmically expressed gene 5 protein; the protein is MTTAAKVILACCLLGAFHMQISSSSAIPIWEFLTRNEKMSHLYSTFAQLVSVHCKSTAAVGGLPVNQCKHNLLGYGSAKLQTLSDAQLEALDPYQRDANELIWSSIMRDHPSGAILVTTRQPLQQPLPTPPASSLIILTRQQLPHGASHAHAIQSSGSATNPIFESGEQKHKYAMDMDMAYGYGPQSSSELPVAAALTSEPPKRFLTGPLVIRVRPDGSPVEEDKRMPLPRDEDLPYFRLGLAAAQPNRHRKIATISALKQQHFASILQSDLQPPHQTQRRLFRQQQA
- the LOC6618884 gene encoding uncharacterized protein LOC6618884, which gives rise to MRIITVLSVSLLVALVAISQADDSSPGFFLKITKNVPRLGKRGENFAIKNLKTIPRIGRSEHSSVTPLLAWLWDLDTSPSKRRLPAGESAAKEQELNVVQPVNSNTLLELLDNNAIPSEQVKFVHWKDFDRALQADADLYSKVIQLGRRPDQHLKQTLSFGSFVPIFGDDHNPDFMMYKNNEDQELYGGGNRYDRQFLKYNIL
- the LOC6618887 gene encoding uncharacterized protein LOC6618887 is translated as MPADIVTTEQLRYQLAFSHAMERTTRHWQETFAWYPKMQCCHYQRIDQIYLTSRQRYGDGHFLKYANRRRLAKKFMVTAQEVAEGLEDLKMLEQDGITGLKVAVTENGEYGRMKPSKLYMC
- the LOC6618886 gene encoding LOW QUALITY PROTEIN: uncharacterized protein LOC6618886 (The sequence of the model RefSeq protein was modified relative to this genomic sequence to represent the inferred CDS: inserted 1 base in 1 codon) yields the protein MAPMAIRGHFEFNNVVCLVRDRMFMDFEYCYLKSVNRTYKYLSLKTKLFHLPVDNCETRFQLRMRENRRLLYNFDFKVESCKFLRDRKHVVANWVYQTFAPYSNLNHTCPYDHDVVLDKLPVQHLNKLVQSIIXMVAGIPRTDVLLYFTKS
- the LOC6618885 gene encoding origin recognition complex subunit 4; the protein is MPEADRELVSIRRFLKERLQRDYTTLRGYAEERSNVRLLLQRTAEMGESNSLLLIGPRGSGKTTLINSVLADLLPNKSFGENTLIVHLDGNLHTDDRVALKSITVQMQLENAADGKVFGSFAENLAFLLQCLKSGGKNSKCVVFILEEFDLFCAHHNQTLLYNLFDVSQSAQAPICVLGVTCRLDVIELLEKRVKSRFSHRQVFLFPSSQRFEEYVDLCKDLLSLPTGNSLLLAAERIYNLQNIQSGALYFSRNHFDSGEYGFSPRLRDAWNKQICKVLATQQARSILQSLHDFDISEAYLKNFLFRLVAHLRPLSPHITAEKMAAVGSQFEGDDKIELLCGLSVLELCLIIAIKHHSEIYDRDPFNFEIIYARFSKFAKVSTTMQAVERSIVLKAFEHLRIAELIMPLSGGAGGGVGKVQKEFEMHKLALTYGQIQHCVQRYQALPTEVAQWAQSSLI